CTGTTCCCCTTGATTTAGGTGAGATTCAAAATTACATAAGGGCAGATCAGTTGCCCAGCAATCAAAGCGTTGTGCGAGTGGTTCGTAAGGGTGAGCTGCTGTCCGCCTTCGACCTGACCGGCGAACTGGATCCAAATTTCACAGCACTTCGTTTAGTCCCCGAGCTTCGACCCGCAATTTCCAAAGTCGGCTCTTTTGTTTCGGTTTGGCGAGCACTCGAGGGGGAGACTGGCTTTGAGATGCAGCGCCTGGTGGAGCGCGCGGAGGTGCTGGCTATTGAGGAGGGAGAGGGGTTATTTGCCGACAACGTTCCTGAGATCGAGATAAGACTTGGCATCGAACAGTCAGTCTTTGTGATGCAGGCCATCTCCCAGGAGAGTTCGATCTTCTTGGTGCCGGTGTCATGAGCTTGATTGATTTGGAGCGCAGGGTAGAACCCAAGCCTGAGTCACTGCAGCGAGATGCTTCCATCGTTTCGGTCTGGGGTTCCGCCGGAAGTGGGAAAACCAATCTTGCAGTGAACTTGGCGTTTGAAC
The genomic region above belongs to Aquiluna sp. KACHI24 and contains:
- a CDS encoding SAF domain-containing protein; translation: MAIRMGRKIPNWLILAGAGVVVCVGLVVSVLAKPLPEYLVAAADIKPGSVLSEQDFVSVPLDLGEIQNYIRADQLPSNQSVVRVVRKGELLSAFDLTGELDPNFTALRLVPELRPAISKVGSFVSVWRALEGETGFEMQRLVERAEVLAIEEGEGLFADNVPEIEIRLGIEQSVFVMQAISQESSIFLVPVS